In Macadamia integrifolia cultivar HAES 741 chromosome 13, SCU_Mint_v3, whole genome shotgun sequence, one DNA window encodes the following:
- the LOC122059439 gene encoding protein REPRESSOR OF SILENCING 3 has translation MGEEEKHDEGTPTRIFVGGLGQSVTADDLRKTFSSQGTVKSVEIVRTNGRSFAYMDFQPSSDKALSKLFSTYNGCMWKGGRLRIEKAKEHYFVRLRREWAEDAEHASDKNNNHLIEDKQTEPSEELLSKKKMQLQIFFPRLKKVKSVPYSGTGKHKYSFQRVEVPPLPIYFCDCEEHWNPRENAEQRQSSTLEPPSGEISKDELHLMNSVMNKLLESEDNANAKAADGRARLAIEGDHSSHSIDDVLGSETDKATDEDNIVMNIVTGGNVRSGLMQDHGTISANQESRSRKRQASDNRPAQNKHKALKMKRTETSNAFEPTSRKESHLHMAGESQREEFASTKYVKKGSTDPHCEESEGIMEAQPTKSKLDVQPSRGLSWVQKSSWRELVGEAGNSSFSISEIFPAITNSQVLPKSSSPNATDTSGSKKQILKKNARGESTGKSSQALEIGKDVPTDKGTAPNGSDAVDVGKKEQILSSSEGEGKTTGNSSEIMEHGSNVIAEPVVKKNYLVPTKISTGEAGIGEVCTFMRSAASEKEWMKTKMALSGSLKKKSNEK, from the exons atgggagaagaagaaaagcatgATGAGGGTACTCCGACGAGGATCTTCGTGGGAGGATTAGGGCAAAGCGTGACGGCGGATGATCTCCGAAAAACCTTCTCCTCACAGGGCACTGTCAAGTCTGTCGAGATCGTCAGAACCAATGGCCGCAGCTTCGCTTACATGGATTTTCAACCCTCTTCTGACAAAGCTCTCTCCAAGCTCTTTAGCACA TATAATGGCTGCATGTGGAAAGGAGGTCGGCTGAGGATTGAAAAGGCTAAAGAGCATTATTTTGTTCGCCTGCGACGAGAGTGGGCAGAAGATGCTGAACATGCAAGcgacaaaaataataatcaccTTATTGAAGATAAACAAACTGAGCCTTCAGAGGAACTCTTGAGCAAAAAGAAGATGCAGCTGCAAATTTTCTTCCCTAGATTAAAAAAG GTGAAATCTGTACCTTACAGTGGAACTGGCAAGCATAAGTACAGTTTCCAACGTGTTGAGGTTCCTCCTCTCCCTATCTATTTCTGTGACTGTGAGGAGCATTGGAACCCTCGTGAAAATGCAGAACAGAGACAAAGTTCTACTCTTGAGCCCCCAAGTGGTGAAATAAGCAAGGACGAGCTACATCTGATGAATTCAGTGATGAACAAGCTCTTGGAAAGTGAAGATAATGCTAATGCAAAGGCTGCTGATGGTAGAGCCAGATTGGCTATTGAAGGAGACCATTCCAGCCACTCAATTGATGATGTGTTAGGGAGTGAAACAGATAAAGCTACGGATGAAGATAACATTGTAATGAACATAGTTACTGGAGGAAACGTAAGATCAGGTTTGATGCAGGATCATGGAACAATTTCTGCAAACCAG GAATCAAGGTCTAGAAAGCGACAAGCTTCTGACAATAGGCCAGCACAAAATAAACACAAAGCTCTGAAAatgaaaagaacagaaacatcTAATGCTTTTGAACCAACTTCTAGAAAGGAGTCCCATTTGCATATGGCAGGTGAGAGCCAAAGAGAAGAATTTGCATCTACTAAGTATGTTAAGAAAGGGAGCACAGACCCCCACTGTGAAGAGTCAGAGGGCATCATGGAAGCACAGCCTACGAAGTCCAAACTTGATGTCCAACCGAGCAGAGGTCTTTCGTGGGTACAGAAGTCGTCTTGGAGAGAACTGGTTGGTGAGGCAGGTAACAGTTCATTTAGCATCTCAGAAATCTTTCCTGCCATTACTAACAGCCAAGTGCTGCCAAAATCTAGTAGTCCAAATGCCACGGACACCAGTGGCAGCAAAAAGCAGATATTGAAAAAGAATGCTAGAGGTGAATCTACTGGCAAGAGTTCTCAAGCTTTGGAAATTGGAAAAGACGTTCCCACAGACAAGGGTACTGCTCCAAATGGCTCCGATGCAGTGGATGtaggaaagaaagaacaaattCTTTCGAGTTCTGAGGGTGAGGGAAAGACTACTGGGAACAGTTCAGAGATCATGGAACATGGTAGTAATGTTATTGCTGAACCAGTAGTAAAGAAAAACTATCTGGTACCAACAAAAATATCTACTGGGGAGGCTGGCATTGGAGAAGTTTGCACCTTCATGAGGAGCGCTGCTTCCGAAAAGGAGTGGATGAAAACAAAGATGGCTCTAAGTGGTTCCCTTAAGAAGAAAAGTAATGAGAAGTAG